A single region of the Mus caroli chromosome 16, CAROLI_EIJ_v1.1, whole genome shotgun sequence genome encodes:
- the Gp5 gene encoding platelet glycoprotein V encodes MLRSALLSAVLALLRAQPFPCPKTCRCVVRDAAQCSGGSVAHIAELGLPTNLTHILLFRMDQGILRNHSFSGMTVLQRLMLSDSHISAIDPGTFNDLVKLKTLRLTRNKISHLPRAILDKMVLLEQLFLDHNALRDLDQNLFQQLLNLQELGLNQNQLSFLPANLFWSLRELKVLDLSRNNLTHLPKGLLGAQVKLEKLLLYSNQLTSVDSGLLSNLGALTELRLERNHLRSIAPGAFDRLGNLSSLTLSRNLLETLPPALFLHVSSVTRLTLFENPLEELPDVLFGEMAGLRELWLNGTHLSTLPAAAFRNLSGLQTLGLTRNPRLSALPRGAFQGLRELRVLALHTNALAELPDDALRGLGHLRQVSLRHNRLRALPRTLFRNLSSLESVQLEHNQLETLPGDVFAALPQLTQVLLGHNPWLCDCGLWPFLQWLRHHPDILGRDEPPQCLGPEPRASLSFWELLQGDPWCPDPRGLPLNPPTENALEAPVPSWLPNSWQSQTWAQLVARGESPNNRLYWGLYILLLVAQAIIAASIVFAMIKIGQLFRTLIKEKLLLEAMGKLCN; translated from the coding sequence ATGCTAAGAAGCGCCCTGCTGTCCGCGGTGCTCGCACTCCTGCGTGCCCAACCTTTTCCCTGCCCCAAAACCTGCAGGTGTGTGGTCCGCGATGCCGCGCAGTGCTCGGGCGGCAGCGTGGCTCACATCGCTGAGCTAGGTCTGCCTACGAACCTCACACACATCCTGCTCTTCCGAATGGACCAGGGCATATTGCGGAACCACAGCTTCAGCGGCATGACAGTCCTTCAGCGCCTGATGCTCTCAGATAGCCACATTTCCGCCATCGACCCCGGCACCTTCAATGACCTGGTAAAACTGAAAACCCTCAGGTTGACGCGCAACAAAATCTCTCATCTTCCACGTGCGATCCTGGATAAGATGGTACTCTTGGAACAGCTGTTCTTGGACCACAATGCACTAAGGGACCTTGATCAAAACCTGTTTCAGCAACTGCTTAACCTTCAGGAGCTCGGTTTGAACCAGAATcagctctcttttcttcctgctaaCCTTTTCTGGAGCCTGAGAGAACTGAAGGTGTTGGATTTATCGCGAAACAACCTGACCCACCTGCCCAAGGGATTGCTTGGGGCTCAAGTTAAGCTTGAGAAACTGCTGCTCTATTCAAACCAGCTCACGTCTGTGGATTCGGGGTTGCTGAGCAACCTGGGCGCCCTGACCGAGCTGCGGCTGGAGCGGAATCACCTCCGCTCCATCGCCCCGGGTGCCTTCGACCGCCTGGGAAACCTGAGCTCCTTGACTCTGTCCCGAAACCTCCTGGAGACTCTGCCGCCCGCGCTCTTCCTTCACGTGAGCAGCGTGACTCGGCTGACCCTGTTCGAGAACCCTCTGGAGGAGCTCCCGGACGTGCTGTTCGGGGAGATGGCTGGCCTGCGGGAGCTGTGGCTGAACGGCACCCACCTGAGCACACTGCCCGCCGCTGCCTTCCGCAACCTGAGCGGCTTGCAGACGCTGGGGCTGACGCGGAACCCGCGCCTGAGCGCGCTCCCGCGCGGCGCGTTCCAGGGCCTGCGGGAGCTGCGCGTGCTCGCGCTGCACACCAACGCCTTGGCGGAGCTGCCGGACGACGCGCTGCGCGGCCTCGGGCACCTGCGCCAGGTGTCGCTGCGCCACAACCGGCTGCGGGCCCTGCCCCGCACGCTCTTCCGCAACCTCAGCAGCCTCGAGAGCGTGCAGCTAGAGCACAACCAGCTGGAGACGCTGCCAGGAGACGTGTTCGCGGCTCTGCCCCAGCTGACCCAGGTCCTGCTGGGTCACAACCCCTGGCTCTGCGACTGTGGCCTGTGGCCCTTCCTCCAGTGGCTGCGGCATCACCCGGACATCCTGGGCCGAGACGAGCCCCCGCAGTGCCTTGGCCCGGAACCACGCGCCAGCCTGTCGTTCTGGGAGCTGCTGCAGGGTGACCCGTGGTGTCCGGATCCTCGCGGCCTCCCTCTCAACCCTCCAACCGAAAATGCTCTGGAAGCCCCGGTTCCGTCCTGGCTGCCTAACAGCTGGCAGTCCCAGACGTGGGCCCAGCTGGTGGCCAGGGGTGAAAGTCCCAATAACAGGCTCTACTGGGGTCTTTATATTCTGCTTCTAGTAGCCCAGGCCATCATAGCCGCGTCCATCGTGTTTGCCATGATTAAAATCGGCCAGCTGTTTCGAACATTAATCAAAGAGAAGCTCTTGTTAGAGGCAATGGGAAAATTGTGTAACTAA